The following coding sequences lie in one Candidatus Neptunochlamydia sp. REUL1 genomic window:
- a CDS encoding IS5 family transposase, which translates to MQQVEMICLEDLVPESHNYRKFAKIWSFSFVEKRLRKLEKDNPHKGYGLLRIFKCLLLQFLENCSDRELERFIQENTAARWFCGFNLRDNTPDHTVFCQLRKKIGTNILSKIFADLRDQLKDQGLMSEVFTFVDATHLIAKANLWEERDKAIAEKYEKLNNENISQFSADVQAKIGCKGKNKYWYGYKQHTSVDMQTGLINKVAITPANITDASGFKHVCPSQGASYMDKGYCINPAPRIAKAKGVHLGAIKKNNMKGKNKDQDRWYSSVRAPHERVFSQIEKRVRYRGIAKNQFSSFMQAICYNLKRLAVLDPPNLCLS; encoded by the coding sequence CCGTAAATTTGCCAAGATTTGGTCATTTAGTTTTGTGGAGAAAAGACTCAGAAAACTGGAGAAGGACAATCCCCATAAAGGGTATGGCTTGCTGCGGATATTCAAGTGTTTATTGCTGCAGTTTCTGGAGAACTGCAGCGATAGAGAATTAGAACGCTTTATCCAAGAAAACACTGCAGCTCGATGGTTTTGTGGGTTTAACCTGAGAGACAATACCCCAGATCACACAGTCTTTTGTCAGCTTAGAAAAAAAATAGGGACCAATATCTTGTCCAAGATCTTTGCTGATCTAAGAGATCAGCTAAAAGATCAAGGACTTATGAGTGAAGTTTTTACCTTTGTAGATGCAACCCATTTAATTGCTAAAGCGAATTTATGGGAGGAAAGAGATAAGGCGATTGCAGAAAAATACGAGAAACTGAACAACGAAAACATCTCACAATTTTCTGCAGACGTTCAAGCAAAGATTGGTTGTAAAGGGAAGAATAAATACTGGTATGGTTATAAGCAGCATACCAGTGTAGACATGCAGACAGGTCTTATCAATAAGGTTGCGATTACTCCGGCTAATATCACAGATGCCTCAGGTTTCAAACACGTCTGTCCCTCTCAGGGGGCTAGCTATATGGACAAGGGCTATTGTATAAATCCCGCCCCCAGAATAGCTAAGGCAAAGGGGGTACATCTAGGCGCTATCAAAAAGAATAACATGAAGGGCAAAAATAAAGATCAGGATCGGTGGTACAGTTCCGTGAGGGCCCCTCATGAGCGGGTCTTTTCGCAAATAGAGAAACGAGTGCGGTACCGAGGAATCGCGAAAAATCAGTTTTCAAGTTTTATGCAAGCTATTTGTTACAATCTGAAGAGGCTCGCGGTTCTAGATCCCCCAAATTTGTGTCTCTCCTAG
- a CDS encoding dihydrolipoyl dehydrogenase family protein, with protein sequence MNKIFDIIIIGAGAGGLVVAIGAAKAGKKVLLVERNNYGGDCTNFGCIPSKSLIASAHTAHVLKHTDMLGIETSPFSFDGTRALDRVRNIVHEIRSHEDPSALKKLGVETLNGTASFIDKRTLSIDGKKVQGQQIVIATGSYPIVPSIKGLKETPFLTNETVFDLEKIPKRMIFIGGGPICSELSQAFSRLGAKVTMIESRPSLLAREEKEIQKIIMEAFQKEGIILFTGERTESVSYDKHFTVEVRGKTVHSIEGDALFVGVGRRPRLKELMLDAAHVKHTEDGIPTDSYGRTNIKNIWAIGDVTGPPFFTHYAENQARTVLTNLLLPFIMKKSRQPIPRCTYTDPEVASIGLKEEECHPKRGCLEPKRFRSFRM encoded by the coding sequence ATGAATAAAATTTTTGATATTATTATAATTGGCGCAGGCGCAGGTGGGCTTGTTGTCGCTATTGGGGCAGCCAAGGCGGGAAAGAAAGTTCTCTTAGTCGAAAGGAATAACTATGGCGGCGATTGCACAAACTTTGGATGTATCCCAAGTAAATCTCTGATTGCTTCAGCTCATACCGCCCACGTTCTTAAACATACTGATATGCTGGGGATTGAAACCTCTCCTTTTTCCTTTGATGGAACAAGAGCACTTGACCGGGTTCGCAATATTGTTCATGAAATCCGCTCACATGAAGATCCTTCGGCCTTGAAAAAGCTTGGAGTGGAAACGTTGAATGGCACAGCTTCATTTATCGATAAAAGGACCCTTTCCATCGATGGAAAAAAGGTTCAGGGACAGCAAATTGTTATTGCAACAGGTTCCTATCCAATTGTTCCCTCTATTAAAGGGCTCAAGGAAACTCCCTTTTTGACCAATGAAACAGTTTTTGATTTAGAAAAAATCCCCAAACGGATGATTTTTATCGGTGGGGGGCCCATTTGCAGTGAGCTTTCCCAAGCGTTTTCTCGATTAGGTGCTAAAGTCACCATGATTGAAAGTCGCCCCTCGCTTCTGGCTCGAGAAGAAAAAGAAATTCAAAAAATCATCATGGAAGCATTTCAAAAAGAAGGAATTATCCTTTTTACAGGAGAGCGAACAGAGAGCGTCAGCTACGACAAACATTTTACCGTTGAAGTAAGGGGGAAAACAGTGCACTCCATAGAGGGAGATGCTCTGTTCGTTGGAGTGGGAAGGCGTCCCCGTCTAAAAGAGCTCATGCTCGATGCAGCGCATGTCAAACACACTGAAGATGGCATTCCTACGGACTCTTATGGGAGAACAAATATTAAAAACATCTGGGCTATTGGAGATGTGACAGGCCCCCCATTTTTCACTCATTATGCTGAGAATCAAGCACGCACTGTTTTGACGAACCTCCTGCTCCCCTTTATCATGAAAAAGAGCCGTCAACCGATTCCTCGTTGCACATATACAGATCCTGAAGTCGCAAGTATCGGGCTCAAAGAGGAAGAATGTCATCCTAAAAGAGGCTGTTTAGAACCAAAGAGATTCAGAAGTTTCAGAATGTAA
- a CDS encoding MGH1-like glycoside hydrolase domain-containing protein: MNPEKKRLLEDKKKTKHWKHFGPYLAERQWGTVREDYSEDGSTWDYFPYEMAMERAYRWGEDGIAGISDTHARLCFALSFWNEQDPFIKERIFGLSNPEGNHGEDVKEYYYYLDNTPTHSYMKYLYKYTQSEYPYQAIRKANANRSQDEGEYELIDTGIFDHNRYYDVFVEYAKKGPDDIAIRITVHNRGNEKKTLHLLPTLWARNDWFKEGASKPHLKARAGNNAIEAHHPSVGNYILYGEEAEELLFTENETKGKEKYSKDGINEYLVHQKTQSVNPEREGTKGAFHYIVKIPPSESREIHLRLTTEEEMKNIASENKKLLKLRMREAEEFYGEIIPTSLTDEHRMIARQAYAGMLWNKMYYNLVIPEWTAGDPNFNPPLPSRDPNTVRNGEWLHLYSDDIVSTPDKWEFNMFFSWDTAFHALPLAVLDAEYAKHHMHLLTQEWYMHPNGMLPAYEWNFYDVNPPVHAWGALRVYQIDKKRNGVEDRLFLEKVFQKLLLNFTWWVNRKDDSGKNIFQGGFLGLDNISVFNRSAELPDGATLYQSDATSWMGMFCLNMLSIAFELAIEDVAYENMANKFYNHYLLIADAINYSGTRSHPLWDEEDGFYYDVLKTADGKEIPLKVRSLVGLMPLLAVTIIEPEVLEKLTVFKKKMDWFLDHRLDLCEKVACMRTPGVEGRRILSIVDREKLTRMLGFMLDEEKFLSPYGIRSISKCHDENPFKLKLNGEEFSVDYEPGESKSRLFGGNSNWRGPIWFPLNVLLIESLQKYHYYYGDDLKVECPTGSGNFMNLWDVAAELSKRLVSIFENDSEGNRPVFGDRPKFQSDPHFHDYVLFHEYFHGCSGQGLGANHQMGWTGFVAKLIKQLGEYGHLYS, translated from the coding sequence ATGAATCCGGAAAAAAAACGTCTTTTAGAAGACAAAAAGAAAACTAAGCACTGGAAACATTTCGGTCCTTACCTAGCAGAAAGGCAATGGGGAACCGTTCGAGAAGATTATAGCGAAGATGGTTCAACATGGGACTATTTTCCCTACGAGATGGCAATGGAGAGGGCCTATCGCTGGGGAGAAGATGGGATAGCGGGCATTTCTGATACACATGCGCGTCTCTGCTTTGCTCTTAGCTTTTGGAATGAGCAAGACCCCTTTATTAAAGAAAGAATCTTCGGGCTTTCAAACCCTGAGGGAAATCACGGGGAAGATGTGAAAGAGTATTATTATTACCTTGATAATACTCCTACCCATTCCTATATGAAATATCTCTACAAATACACGCAATCAGAATACCCCTACCAGGCTATCCGCAAGGCGAATGCAAACCGTTCTCAAGATGAGGGCGAGTATGAGCTTATTGACACCGGGATTTTTGACCACAATAGGTATTATGACGTTTTTGTTGAGTATGCCAAAAAGGGGCCTGATGATATTGCGATTCGGATTACTGTTCATAATCGAGGGAATGAAAAGAAGACTCTCCACCTGCTCCCTACCCTTTGGGCCCGGAATGACTGGTTCAAAGAAGGGGCATCGAAACCTCATTTAAAAGCTCGAGCAGGCAACAATGCAATTGAGGCACATCACCCAAGTGTTGGCAATTACATTCTTTATGGAGAAGAAGCAGAAGAATTGCTTTTCACAGAAAACGAAACAAAGGGAAAGGAAAAATATAGCAAGGACGGAATCAACGAATATCTTGTTCATCAAAAAACGCAATCCGTCAATCCGGAAAGAGAGGGAACAAAAGGAGCTTTTCACTACATTGTTAAAATTCCCCCTTCAGAATCCCGAGAGATTCACCTTCGCCTCACCACCGAAGAAGAAATGAAGAATATCGCTTCTGAAAATAAGAAACTCCTGAAGCTGAGAATGCGAGAGGCTGAAGAATTCTATGGAGAAATCATTCCGACATCACTGACTGATGAACACCGAATGATCGCCAGGCAAGCTTATGCTGGAATGCTTTGGAATAAAATGTATTACAACCTAGTTATTCCTGAGTGGACGGCTGGAGACCCCAACTTTAACCCTCCTCTTCCCTCAAGAGATCCCAATACCGTTCGCAATGGAGAATGGCTCCATCTCTATTCCGATGATATTGTCTCCACTCCTGATAAATGGGAATTTAACATGTTCTTCTCTTGGGATACGGCTTTTCATGCCCTTCCACTTGCTGTTTTAGATGCGGAATATGCCAAACACCACATGCATCTTCTGACTCAAGAATGGTATATGCACCCCAATGGGATGCTTCCAGCCTATGAGTGGAATTTTTACGATGTGAACCCCCCCGTGCATGCTTGGGGAGCCCTCAGAGTGTATCAAATCGATAAAAAAAGAAATGGAGTTGAAGACCGTCTTTTTTTAGAAAAAGTGTTCCAAAAGCTCCTTCTGAACTTTACGTGGTGGGTCAATCGAAAAGATGATTCTGGAAAAAACATTTTCCAAGGAGGTTTTCTCGGCCTCGATAACATTAGCGTTTTTAACCGAAGCGCTGAATTGCCGGATGGCGCGACTCTCTATCAATCCGATGCCACAAGTTGGATGGGAATGTTTTGTCTCAATATGCTTTCTATTGCCTTTGAGCTTGCGATAGAAGATGTTGCCTATGAGAATATGGCTAACAAGTTTTATAACCACTATCTTCTGATTGCCGATGCAATTAACTATTCAGGGACCCGTTCTCACCCTCTATGGGATGAGGAAGATGGCTTTTATTATGATGTTTTAAAAACGGCAGACGGAAAAGAAATTCCCCTAAAAGTGCGCTCTCTTGTCGGGCTCATGCCCCTTCTTGCAGTGACCATCATCGAACCTGAGGTTCTTGAGAAACTTACCGTCTTTAAAAAGAAAATGGATTGGTTTTTAGATCATCGTCTTGATCTATGTGAAAAAGTAGCCTGTATGCGGACCCCTGGTGTTGAGGGTCGAAGAATTCTTTCCATCGTGGACAGAGAGAAACTCACACGCATGCTTGGCTTCATGCTTGATGAAGAGAAGTTCCTTAGTCCTTACGGAATCCGGTCCATCTCCAAATGCCACGATGAAAATCCCTTCAAACTTAAACTCAATGGAGAAGAGTTTTCAGTCGATTACGAACCTGGTGAATCAAAGAGCCGCCTTTTTGGAGGGAACTCCAATTGGCGCGGTCCCATTTGGTTTCCCCTGAATGTGCTTCTCATCGAGTCTCTCCAAAAATACCACTATTACTACGGCGACGATCTCAAAGTTGAGTGCCCCACTGGCTCTGGCAACTTTATGAACCTCTGGGACGTTGCTGCTGAGCTTTCAAAGCGTCTAGTGAGTATTTTTGAAAATGATTCCGAGGGGAACCGCCCTGTATTCGGAGACCGCCCCAAATTTCAATCCGATCCTCATTTCCATGACTATGTCCTCTTCCATGAATATTTTCATGGGTGCTCTGGCCAAGGGCTCGGCGCCAATCATCAGATGGGGTGGACCGGTTTTGTTGCCAAGCTCATCAAGCAGCTTGGTGAATACGGTCATCTTTATTCATGA
- a CDS encoding IS630 transposase-related protein, which produces MTYSLDFRKKVLSIRSKEKLSFAQVAKRFGVSVNSVFLWSKRLEPRRTKIRPAIKIDREILMEDIKKYPDAFNYERAHRLNVSTSGIRCAMKRLRISYKKNAQPSQGLRNKKTNLSRENRRI; this is translated from the coding sequence ATGACATATTCGCTAGATTTTAGAAAAAAAGTTCTATCAATCCGAAGCAAAGAAAAATTAAGCTTTGCCCAAGTAGCAAAACGCTTTGGAGTAAGTGTAAATAGTGTGTTTCTCTGGTCTAAGAGGTTAGAGCCGAGGCGCACTAAAATCAGACCTGCAATAAAGATTGATAGAGAGATCTTGATGGAGGATATCAAGAAATACCCTGATGCCTTCAACTATGAACGAGCACATCGTCTCAACGTAAGCACTTCAGGCATTCGGTGTGCCATGAAGAGGTTAAGAATTAGCTATAAAAAAAACGCTCAACCATCCCAAGGCCTGCGAAACAAAAAGACAAATCTTTCAAGGGAAAATCGCAGAATATAA
- a CDS encoding IS630 family transposase, giving the protein MAEYKRLGKPIVYIDESGFAHDMPRTHGYSKIGQRCFGTHDWGAKGRTNAIGALLGTSLLTLALFECNINTDAFSIWAEEDLLPKLPSESILVMDNASFHKSKSMQEKIQAAGHTLEYLPPYSPDLNPIEHKWAQAKSKRRKYQCGIDELFKEHCL; this is encoded by the coding sequence ATCGCAGAATATAAACGTTTGGGAAAGCCAATTGTATATATTGATGAAAGCGGGTTTGCCCATGATATGCCCCGCACCCACGGTTACTCCAAAATAGGACAGCGATGTTTTGGCACTCATGATTGGGGAGCAAAAGGAAGAACAAATGCAATAGGGGCATTACTTGGAACAAGCCTCCTTACACTTGCGTTATTCGAGTGCAATATTAATACAGATGCCTTTTCCATTTGGGCAGAGGAGGACTTGCTACCGAAACTTCCCTCTGAAAGTATTCTGGTTATGGATAATGCTTCATTCCATAAAAGCAAATCTATGCAAGAGAAGATCCAGGCTGCAGGCCATACCTTGGAATATCTTCCTCCCTATTCTCCTGATCTAAACCCTATTGAACACAAGTGGGCACAGGCAAAGTCTAAGCGAAGAAAATATCAATGTGGAATAGACGAACTTTTCAAGGAGCACTGCCTATAA
- a CDS encoding BlaI/MecI/CopY family transcriptional regulator, with protein sequence MCAKRSFGELETTILRLFSKSDEGLTVSDVMKRLGGTNAYTTIMTVMTRLFEKGVLKRTKQGRSYLYSKKKSPLLKRLKSRFLGASPSEVFSTFLEEEVEPQEIEKIEKMIREHKKKWNV encoded by the coding sequence ATGTGTGCAAAACGATCATTTGGTGAACTTGAGACAACGATACTTCGTCTTTTTTCGAAGAGCGACGAAGGTCTTACTGTTTCCGACGTAATGAAAAGACTAGGGGGCACCAATGCCTACACCACAATCATGACAGTGATGACGCGCCTCTTTGAGAAAGGGGTGCTTAAAAGAACCAAGCAAGGAAGGAGTTATCTCTACTCTAAGAAAAAGTCCCCTCTCCTAAAAAGGCTAAAGTCCCGTTTCCTTGGGGCCAGCCCCTCTGAGGTTTTTAGTACTTTTCTGGAGGAGGAAGTCGAGCCCCAAGAAATCGAAAAGATCGAAAAGATGATTCGGGAGCATAAGAAAAAATGGAATGTGTAG
- a CDS encoding IS630 family transposase yields MKKTLNHPKACETKRQIFQGKIAEYKRLGKPIVYIDKSGFAHDMPRTHGYSKIGQRCFGTHDWGAKGRTNAIGALLGTSLLTLALFECNINTDAFSIWAEEDLLPKLPSESILVMDNASFHKSKSMQEKIHAAGHTLEYLPPYSPDLNPIEHKWAQAKSKRRKYQCGIDELFKEHCL; encoded by the coding sequence ATAAAAAAAACTCTCAACCATCCCAAGGCCTGCGAAACAAAAAGACAAATCTTTCAAGGAAAAATCGCAGAATATAAACGTTTGGGAAAGCCAATTGTATATATTGATAAAAGCGGGTTTGCCCATGATATGCCCCGCACCCACGGTTACTCCAAAATAGGACAGCGATGTTTTGGCACTCATGATTGGGGAGCAAAAGGAAGAACAAATGCAATAGGGGCATTACTTGGAACAAGCCTCCTTACACTTGCGTTATTCGAGTGCAATATTAATACAGATGCCTTTTCCATTTGGGCAGAGGAGGACTTGCTACCGAAACTTCCCTCTGAAAGTATTCTGGTTATGGATAATGCTTCATTCCATAAAAGCAAATCTATGCAAGAGAAGATCCACGCTGCAGGCCATACCTTGGAATATCTTCCTCCCTATTCCCCTGATCTAAACCCTATTGAACACAAGTGGGCACAGGCAAAGTCTAAGCGAAGAAAATATCAATGTGGAATAGACGAACTTTTCAAGGAGCACTGCCTATAA
- a CDS encoding IS630 transposase-related protein, whose amino-acid sequence MTYSLDFRKKVLSIRSKEKLSFAQVARRFGVSVNSVFLWSKRLEPRRTKIRPAIKIDREILMEDIKKYPDAFNYERAHRLNVSTSGIRCAMKRLRISYKKNSQPSQGLRNKKTNLSRKNRRI is encoded by the coding sequence ATGACATATTCGCTAGATTTTAGAAAAAAAGTTCTATCGATCCGAAGCAAAGAAAAATTAAGCTTTGCCCAAGTAGCAAGACGCTTTGGAGTAAGTGTAAATAGTGTGTTTCTCTGGTCTAAGAGGTTAGAGCCGAGGCGCACTAAAATCAGACCTGCAATAAAGATTGATAGAGAGATCTTGATGGAGGATATCAAGAAATACCCTGATGCCTTCAACTATGAACGAGCACATCGTCTCAACGTAAGCACTTCAGGCATTCGGTGTGCCATGAAGAGGTTAAGAATTAGCTATAAAAAAAACTCTCAACCATCCCAAGGCCTGCGAAACAAAAAGACAAATCTTTCAAGGAAAAATCGCAGAATATAA
- a CDS encoding insulinase family protein: protein MKRLIALLLITIGGFTENAQRYTEVQDQSHLQILTPSLSERKTAKIRLENGLEAYLISDPKADQSAAALSMEAGSWNDDPNYAGIAHFLEHLLFLGSKAYPDENAYEKQVLDNGGIFNAYTSTDRTVYIFSVNNDAYSTTLDMFSHMFIDPLFTASGIGRELHAVDQEHDKNIESDGNRGWMVFKETGNPAHPNALFSTGNAETLGGIPREEVVRWHQKNYSADRAHLTLYSTLPIEELKALATRQFSPVPKTSSQLQLPQENLFSEKQEGHIVAIKPIKDMRNLSIEWELPKEFVQNFDNRSDDLLGYIIGGRHENSLYSQLKREELVESTSSNMFRLSKESGIFYISFDLTPLGATQFETVIERCFQTLNSLKSSGIPPYIFHELKNMSKIDYEYQSRSAPFSFVTNHAHKMIDEPLETYPLKTIMPTTYNASETQEFLELLSPGSAVYFLVASPELTGIDPDKFEKWSRVEYAVRKIPDPSIAVWGGISAHPRIELPKQNTYIPSDLKLVTRPGDGEVIATPHPKKLVSNDLGELYFWEDTQYQVPEVSWVFNISSPYIDGTPRQMVLIDLFRYTLDEKLASTLTYANAASLSFATGPQDLKLIMMVSGYSEKAPLLLEEALKQAKKCRMTKEEFDLYTTSLKSSYSNQGKAMPVFQANEISMNLLFNTAPKHTDKLIVLETLRYEDYLSFADKLFQQAYIEAVLIGNMTEKDAQNVWETVTEKLSYTPYPKKDHERRQMLTLSSFQGPYKIHEQTESLGNAAILVIQEGAMTFPKKASHLVLGIGIQEDFFDTLRTKQQTAYFARAVSQEEEEQLLNTFMVQSTSHQPDELIARFELFLETYIKDFEATLSEGRFEVLRENMITLLETPPTSLAQMALDLNKIAFTFKGDFDRREKLIASLRNLTYEDFKADTISFLSRKNSRRIAIMLEGKQPEGKAFRYEGVTAEVLKTEGTYISLP, encoded by the coding sequence ATGAAACGACTAATAGCACTACTACTGATTACAATTGGGGGATTTACTGAAAACGCCCAGCGCTATACTGAAGTCCAAGATCAATCTCACTTGCAGATATTGACACCGTCCCTCTCAGAGCGTAAAACAGCAAAAATTCGTCTTGAGAATGGCTTAGAAGCCTACCTCATTTCTGACCCAAAAGCGGATCAATCAGCAGCCGCTCTCTCAATGGAAGCGGGATCCTGGAATGATGATCCAAACTATGCTGGAATTGCCCACTTTCTAGAACATCTCTTATTTTTAGGATCAAAAGCCTACCCAGATGAAAACGCTTATGAAAAGCAAGTTTTAGACAATGGGGGGATTTTCAATGCATATACCTCCACAGACCGAACTGTCTACATTTTTTCAGTAAATAATGATGCTTATTCAACCACTCTCGATATGTTTAGCCACATGTTCATTGACCCTCTATTTACCGCTTCAGGAATTGGAAGAGAGCTCCACGCTGTCGATCAAGAACACGACAAAAATATTGAAAGTGACGGAAACCGCGGATGGATGGTTTTTAAAGAAACAGGAAACCCTGCGCACCCAAATGCCCTTTTTAGTACAGGAAATGCCGAGACGCTTGGAGGAATACCCAGAGAAGAGGTTGTCCGCTGGCACCAGAAAAACTACAGTGCTGATCGTGCCCACCTTACCCTTTATTCGACACTGCCAATTGAAGAGCTCAAAGCCCTAGCCACGCGCCAATTTTCACCTGTCCCCAAAACAAGCTCCCAGCTTCAATTGCCCCAAGAGAATCTGTTTTCAGAAAAGCAAGAAGGCCACATTGTTGCGATTAAGCCTATCAAAGACATGCGCAACCTCTCTATTGAGTGGGAACTCCCTAAGGAATTTGTTCAAAATTTTGATAATCGCTCTGATGATCTTCTAGGATATATCATTGGAGGTCGACACGAAAACAGCCTGTATTCTCAGCTTAAGAGAGAAGAACTTGTCGAAAGCACGTCTTCTAATATGTTCCGCTTGAGCAAAGAGTCAGGCATTTTCTACATCAGTTTTGATCTTACTCCTCTGGGAGCGACACAATTTGAAACAGTCATTGAGAGGTGCTTCCAAACCCTCAACTCTTTGAAATCAAGTGGAATCCCTCCGTATATTTTCCACGAACTTAAAAATATGTCTAAAATCGATTATGAGTATCAGTCTCGAAGTGCTCCTTTTTCATTCGTCACAAACCACGCGCATAAAATGATTGATGAACCTCTGGAAACCTACCCATTAAAAACAATCATGCCCACAACTTATAATGCTAGTGAAACCCAAGAATTTCTCGAGCTTCTATCTCCAGGATCTGCCGTCTATTTCCTTGTTGCTTCCCCTGAACTTACCGGCATTGATCCAGACAAATTCGAAAAGTGGTCCAGAGTTGAGTACGCAGTCCGAAAAATCCCAGACCCGTCTATAGCAGTATGGGGCGGTATTTCCGCTCATCCACGCATCGAGCTTCCTAAGCAAAATACGTATATTCCAAGCGATCTTAAATTAGTCACACGCCCAGGAGATGGTGAAGTTATCGCAACTCCGCATCCCAAAAAACTTGTATCAAATGATTTGGGAGAGCTCTATTTTTGGGAAGATACGCAATACCAAGTCCCTGAAGTTTCTTGGGTCTTTAATATTAGCTCTCCTTATATAGACGGAACACCTCGTCAAATGGTGCTTATAGATTTATTTCGTTACACATTAGATGAAAAACTCGCTTCCACACTAACCTATGCAAATGCAGCGTCTTTAAGTTTTGCTACCGGTCCTCAAGATCTTAAACTCATCATGATGGTAAGCGGCTATAGCGAGAAAGCTCCTCTTCTACTAGAAGAGGCCCTAAAACAAGCAAAGAAATGTCGCATGACAAAAGAGGAGTTTGATCTCTATACCACGTCTCTTAAAAGCTCTTACTCCAACCAGGGTAAAGCAATGCCTGTCTTCCAAGCGAATGAAATTTCAATGAACCTTCTCTTTAATACTGCTCCTAAACACACTGATAAGCTCATAGTCCTTGAAACATTGCGCTATGAAGATTATCTTTCGTTTGCCGATAAGCTGTTTCAGCAGGCCTATATCGAAGCCGTCCTGATTGGGAACATGACAGAAAAAGATGCGCAAAATGTTTGGGAAACCGTGACGGAAAAACTCTCCTATACGCCCTACCCTAAGAAAGATCATGAGAGAAGGCAAATGTTGACCCTTTCTTCTTTCCAGGGGCCTTACAAAATCCATGAGCAAACCGAAAGCCTTGGCAATGCCGCCATTCTTGTGATCCAAGAAGGAGCAATGACATTCCCCAAAAAAGCTTCCCACCTTGTCCTAGGAATTGGAATACAGGAAGACTTTTTCGATACCCTCAGAACGAAACAACAAACCGCCTATTTTGCAAGAGCAGTAAGCCAAGAAGAAGAAGAGCAACTCTTAAATACCTTCATGGTTCAATCCACTTCTCACCAGCCAGATGAGCTGATTGCCCGTTTTGAACTCTTTCTTGAAACCTACATCAAAGATTTTGAAGCAACCCTCTCTGAAGGACGCTTTGAAGTCCTCCGAGAAAATATGATTACCCTTCTTGAAACTCCCCCAACAAGCCTTGCTCAAATGGCACTTGATCTGAACAAAATCGCCTTTACCTTCAAGGGAGACTTTGACAGACGGGAAAAACTGATCGCCTCCCTTAGAAACCTAACCTATGAAGATTTCAAAGCAGATACAATCTCTTTCCTCTCAAGAAAAAATTCACGCCGCATTGCCATCATGCTTGAAGGCAAGCAGCCAGAGGGAAAAGCCTTCCGCTACGAAGGCGTTACCGCAGAAGTCCTCAAAACCGAAGGAACTTACATCTCCCTTCCCTAG
- a CDS encoding 1-acyl-sn-glycerol-3-phosphate acyltransferase, with translation MSDLKEIPEKYIQILKDFIKSYQEVIRDHGEDPESYIGVFHSFIGFMKEQVRNPFQFEPYHEKMRFPVDYYKFGLDFLRPLVDLSNSTISGVKNLDHIESLLEKEENIILFANHQIEADPHAISILLEKTHPKFGEELIFVAGTRVTTDPFAIPFSMGRNLLCIHSKKYIDNPPEEQHEKQMHNKRTMERMLELLSAGGHAIYVAPSGGRDRINAEGVVEVAPFDPQSLGMFYLMAQKAQKPTHFFPLSLSTYHLLPPPDITETELGESRVTRGGAIHLHFGEEIDMEHFPGAEKAKDKKDLRRIRAEYLWECVNREYEKFPK, from the coding sequence TTGTCAGACTTAAAAGAGATTCCTGAAAAGTATATTCAGATCTTGAAAGACTTTATCAAAAGCTATCAGGAAGTGATCCGAGATCATGGGGAGGATCCTGAGTCCTACATAGGAGTTTTTCACTCCTTCATTGGATTCATGAAAGAACAGGTACGCAACCCTTTTCAATTCGAGCCTTACCATGAAAAAATGCGATTTCCTGTAGACTACTACAAGTTTGGGCTCGATTTTCTTAGACCTTTAGTTGACCTTTCCAACTCGACAATATCAGGAGTAAAGAACCTCGACCATATAGAGTCCCTTCTTGAAAAGGAGGAGAATATCATCCTTTTTGCCAACCATCAAATTGAAGCAGACCCTCATGCTATTAGCATTCTACTCGAAAAAACTCATCCCAAGTTTGGTGAGGAACTTATTTTTGTTGCTGGCACAAGAGTCACCACCGACCCTTTTGCCATTCCTTTCAGTATGGGAAGAAATCTTCTCTGCATTCACTCGAAAAAATACATCGATAATCCTCCTGAAGAGCAACACGAAAAACAAATGCACAATAAAAGAACCATGGAGCGTATGCTAGAGCTTTTAAGCGCTGGTGGGCACGCTATCTATGTTGCTCCAAGTGGGGGGCGAGACCGCATCAACGCAGAAGGGGTTGTTGAAGTTGCTCCATTTGATCCGCAAAGCCTTGGGATGTTTTATCTGATGGCTCAAAAAGCTCAAAAGCCGACGCATTTTTTCCCTCTTTCTCTCTCAACCTATCACCTCCTTCCCCCTCCGGACATAACCGAAACCGAGCTTGGAGAATCGCGAGTGACTCGGGGCGGTGCAATCCATCTTCACTTCGGCGAAGAAATTGATATGGAACACTTTCCAGGAGCTGAAAAAGCTAAAGACAAAAAAGACTTAAGACGCATTCGTGCAGAATATCTCTGGGAATGTGTGAACCGTGAATATGAAAAATTCCCCAAATAG